A section of the Zygosaccharomyces rouxii strain CBS732 chromosome B complete sequence genome encodes:
- a CDS encoding uncharacterized protein (no similarity): MEIVSERTIEQDSGQPLIVVIEIRFEYNKNDIVLELVHLLEFLSEFYTSSDNVMIDLQVASTESFHSWSWEKALYIARRSTNFPVPVFLTQTTGVKVNYLKSNRSLKNFRETVRNASISLDDSDNYNDGCDYETTLKVTLLHFVQLNGVDEIFLEQMLQNYHCLEEVLTTTEE; encoded by the coding sequence ATGGAAATTGTCAGTGAGAGGACTATTGAGCAAGATAGCGGTCAGCCACTGATTGTAGTCATTGAGATACGTTTCGAATACAATAAGAACGATATTGTATTAGAGTTAGTTCATTTGCTAGAGTTCCTCAGCGAGTTTTATACTTCTAGTGACAATGTGATGATCGATTTACAAGTTGCAAGTACGGAGTCATTCCATTCTTGGTCATGGGAAAAAGCTCTTTATATCGCTAGACGATCAACGAACTTCCCAGTTCCCGTTTTCCTTACGCAGACCACGGGGGTTAAAGTCAACTATTTGAAGTCTAACAGATCgttaaaaaattttagagaaaCAGTTCGGAATGCATCAATATCGTTGGATGATAGTGATAATTACAACGATGGTTGCGACTATGAAACTACATTGAAAGTGACTCTTTTACACTTTGTCCAATTGAAtggtgttgatgaaatttttttggAACAAATGCTGCAAAACTACCACTGTTTAGAGGAAGTTCTAACGACGACTGAAGAATAA
- the PHO81 gene encoding Pho81p (similar to uniprot|P17442 Saccharomyces cerevisiae YGR233C PHO81 Cyclin-dependent kinase (CDK) inhibitor regulates Pho80p-Pho85p and Pcl7p-Pho85p cyclin-CDK complexes in response to phosphate levels required for derepression of PHO5 transcriptionally regulated by Pho4p and Pho2p), with product MKFGKYLEARQLELPEYSSHFIDYKGLKKLIKHLAVPLAQAQPNQDQLTLDDVDESVVFQRLQEHKASFFFKLERELEKVNFFYLEKESNLKLKFDILQSKYKTYKSRGKLSSKEAVSYKNIHGGLKKFQRDLANLEFYIELNRTGFSKLLKKWDKRSHSHQKEFYLATVVSVQPVFTHNEVSRLNDATLSVLMKLDDTTYEESTSFYSEGSAANSQLNLIEANVISSRIPNNLDPRDAITTVGPNVVSSPQLVDIDAEIENWYMEIVNISKLKDTQRKLDMLKEFHVNKIEKFLDEIIPSSRIDKNLIFKDCFTKLFILLVSSSMDDISLRVFFTRAKAHIDLSYCDEDDQVFSRRNVFHEAANCLKHSRIFVFGEAFLMITQTAPWALTQQTLRRLLNAKDLHQRTPLHYAAELGKFDLVKLLIDSKMLDTVDILDDDSKTPLVLAIIANHIDVVEKLLVDGNASPSPKIDEGTKPQFTPLIVACRYNNYMAAKLLLDIGGIDLSNMTDPEGLGVLHIVAKEGGDAQLIQLLVHSGADPNGVDSFNKWTPIFYAVQEGHAETVRELLNHGARIDITDESNLGITYYAIWEGHLDVLNVLLQRVDEQYETKEKRIEVLQSDTPYTKPMSPSNSLQDIPDFTLPPPIIPLRKYGHNFLEKKIFVKLMIKSGSTAIDFNKGEEAILSSPGRITLTSNLPDIIPRNIILPLVEEDDGEVVFQVDSLEDFCIDFEVFPAFGTRIIAKTTAMSSVFQNRLANGAAHVSLPLFDSRLINVGTLTFDYQIIFPYSGKPLEITKYDTYWKSSGGADADAGKDGHRVVTSSSLSGSFINVTVCTLNDGTIIAAPNAFFEVKSAKLFFNDLTRDQLEKMCDYRLDEMPLISDPGDLKQVLSSRIVLLSEVLNKVSPSIQLEIQVSFPTNLEIEDIPVKISPFVDLDGIIDHVLLLVFEHVRYLRHSGQNIRSIVFSSCNWQACGILNWKQPNFPVLFHIKGLKRSNGLFIMDTPHNLRDLAVDPAKVNFAQERSRGIHQIVSFAANNNLLGIIVPYDLLKICRLLIGAIQGQGLLLVGSIEDDQQGVIDDDEINGLHTEYELLFNKSIDM from the coding sequence atgaaatttggtAAGTACTTAGAGGCAAGACAGTTGGAACTACCTGAGTATTCAAGTCATTTTATTGATTACAAgggattgaaaaaattgatcaaacATTTAGCAGTACCCCTAGCACAAGCACAACCAAATCAGGATCAACTGACGTTagatgatgttgatgaatcggtagtttttcaaaggttACAAGAGCATAAGGCttcatttttcttcaagTTGGAAAGAGAACTGGAAAAAGtgaatttcttctatttggaaaaagaatCAAATCTCAAACtaaaatttgatattttacAATCCAAATACAAGACTTATAAGAGTCGTGGGAAATTAAGTTCCAAGGAAGCAGTCTCTTATAAAAACATTCACGGTggattgaagaaatttcaaagagaTTTAGCAAATTTAGAATTCTACATCGAATTGAACCGAACTGGATTTTCAAAActgttgaaaaaatggGATAAAAGGTCACATTCACATCAAAAGGAATTTTATTTAGCAACTGTTGTTTCTGTGCAACCTGTTTTCACTCACAATGAAGTATCTAGACTTAACGATGCCACTTTAAGcgtattgatgaaattagatGATACGACATATGAAGAGAGTACGAGTTTTTATTCTGAAGGTAGTGCCGCTAATTCACAATTAAATTTAATTGAAGCTAACGTAATATCATCTAgaattccaaataatttgGATCCTCGTGATGCAATCACAACGGTTGGTCCGAATGTTGTATCTTCTCCACAGCTAGTTGATATTGATGCAGAGATTGAAAATTGGTATATGGAAATTGTTAATATTTCCAAGTTGAAAGATACTCAGAGGAAACTAGACATGTTAAAGGAATTCCATGTTAATAAAATCGAAAAATTTTTAGATGAGATTATTCCCAGTAGTCGTATTGATAAAAACTTGATCTTTAAGGATTGTTTTACCAAATTATTCATTCTGTTGGTTAGTAGTTCTATGGATGATATTTCTTTACGCGTTTTCTTTACAAGAGCAAAGGCTCATATTGATTTATCATACtgtgatgaagatgatcaaGTTTTCTCTAGACGTAACGTTTTCCATGAAGCCGCCAACTGTCTGAAACATTCACGTATATTTGTTTTTGGGGAGGCATTTTTGATGATAACTCAAACGGCTCCCTGGGCATTAACGCAGCAAACTTTAAGACGACTTTTAAATGCAAAGGATTTGCATCAACGTACTCCCTTACACTATGCTGCAGAATTGGGTAAGTTTGATTTAGTTAAGCTTTTGATCGATTCTAAAATGCTAGATACAGTGGATATCTTGGACGATGATTCAAAGACACCTCTAGTGTTAGCAATTATTGCTAATCACATTGATGTGGTTGAGAAATTACTGGTGGATGGTAACGCATCACCTTctccaaaaattgatgaaggtaCAAAACCTCAATTTACTCCATTGATAGTTGCATGTCGTTATAACAACTATATGGCAGCTAAACTGTTATTAGATATAGGTGGTATCGATTTGAGTAATATGACAGATCCAGAAGGGTTAGGTGTTCTACACATTGTAGCCAAAGAAGGCGGTGATGCACAGTTGATTCAACTATTGGTACATTCTGGTGCAGATCCCAATGGTGTCGATAGTTTTAACAAATGGACTCCCATATTCTATGCAGTCCAAGAAGGTCATGCAGAAACAGTTCGTGAACTTCTAAACCATGGAGCACGTATCGATATTACAGATGAAAGCAATTTGGGCATCACTTACTATGCTATTTGGGAAGGTCATTTGGACGTTTTAAACGttcttttacaaagagTTGATGAACAGTATGAGACGAAggagaaaagaattgaagttCTTCAATCAGACACACCATACACCAAGCCCATGAGTCCTAGTAATTCATTACAAGATATTCCTGATTTTACACTACCACCGCCAATTATCCCATTAAGAAAATATGGTCATAactttttggaaaagaaaatttttgtTAAACTTATGATTAAATCAGGTTCTACTGCCATTGATTTCAATAAAGGTGAAGAGGCCATACTTTCATCTCCCGGTAGAATCACCCTGACATCAAATTTACCAGATATTATTCCTCGTAATATCATTTTACCCCTTgttgaagaggatgatggTGAGGTTGTGTTCCAAGTGGATAGTTTAGAAGATTTTTGTATCGATTTCGAAGTCTTTCCGGCATTCGGTACAAGAATAATTGCTAAGACTACGGCAATGTCATCTGTCTTTCAAAATAGACTGGCTAATGGAGCTGCTCATGTATCTTTGCCATTATTTGATTCTAGGTTGATCAATGTGGGGACTTTGACTTTTGattatcaaataattttcCCCTATAGTGGTAAACCATTAGAGATCACCAAATATGATACTTATTGGAAGTCATCTGGTGGtgctgatgctgatgctgGAAAGGATGGTCATCGTGTGGTCACATCGTCCTCTTTAAGTGGCAGTTTTATCAATGTTACTGTTTGCACTTTAAACGATGGTACTATAATCGCAGCACCTAATGCATTTTTCGAAGTTAAATCAGccaaattgttcttcaacGATTTGACCAgggatcaattggaaaaaatgtGTGATTATCGATTAGATGAAATGCCATTGATTAGTGATCCCGGTGATTTGAAACAAGTTTTATCATCACGTATTGTACTACTTTCAGAAGTTCTTAACAAAGTTTCACCATCCatccaattggaaattcaGGTGTCCTTCCCAacaaatcttgaaattgaagatattcCAGTTAAAATTAGCCCATTTGTCGATTTGGATGGTATCATTGATCACGTTCTACTGTTGGTCTTTGAACACGTTAGATATCTACGTCACTCAGGTCAGAACATACGCTCCATTGTTTTCAGTTCCTGCAATTGGCAAGCTTGTGGTATTTTAAATTGGAAGCAACCTAACTTCCCAGTTTTATTCCATATTAAAGGTTTAAAACGTTCCAATGGTTTGTTCATCATGGATACACCTCATAATCTAAGGGATTTGGCAGTCGATCCAGCCAAGGTTAATTTTGCTCAGGAGAGATCAAGGggaattcatcaaattgtaAGTTTTGCGGCAAACAATAATTTATTGGGAATAATTGTACCTTATGATTTACTCAAGATTTGTCGACTACTAATTGGTGCTATTCAGGGCCAAGGTTTATTACTAGTTGGATCCATCGAGGATGACCAACAAGGTGTGATagacgatgatgaaattaacgGTCTCCATACAGAATACGAGTTGCTCTTCAACAAAAGCATAGATATGTAA
- a CDS encoding uncharacterized protein (similar to uniprot|P32837 Saccharomyces cerevisiae YDL210W UGA4 Permease that serves as a gamma-aminobutyrate (GABA) transport protein involved in the utilization of GABA as a nitrogen source catalyzes the transport of putrescine and delta-aminolevulinic acid (ALA) localized to the vacuolar membrane): protein MREETMRQEDVKGGYSTTSAAELDGEKNEGTLLEFRGLKSHIRSVRSPVAGEVNYINSATSNTDKGLLAEIGYKQELERKFSTIQVFGVAFSIMGLLPSIGTLLSDGLAGGPVSTIWGWLIAGFFILVLGLAMAENASAIPTAGGLYYWTYYYAPKGYKAVMSFIIGCSNSLALTAACCSITYGFAEEVLAAVVLTKDGNFDVTNGKLYGIFAGAAIMMGVCTSVASGFVAKLQTLSIICNLFIIVLFFIAVPIGAKVNRGKFNHGHFIFANYQNSSDWNNGWQFCLAGFMPAIWTIGGFDSCVHQSEEAKDAKKSVALGIVGSISVCWILGWFILIVLLACMDPDVSKTMNTKYVLSIAQIIYDCLGKNWAIAFMSLIAFCQFLMGASTITAVSRQIWAFSRDNGLPFSKYIKKVNKTYSIPFVAIIAACCGTLVLGLLCLQDEAANALFSLSVAGNNLSWGTPTFLRLTFGKDLFRPGPFYLGKFLSTVNGWISVFWGLFVIILVMFPTSQHNVTPQSMNYACVIGPGVWILSFIYYITYKKKYYHGPASNLTEEEYVNAVGEDVLDNIDNVLSQPEKVV from the coding sequence ATGAGGGAAGAAACTATGAGACAGGAAGACGTTAAGGGAGGTTATAGCACAACCTCTGCTGCAGAGTTGGATGGTGAGAAGAATGAAGGTACTTTATTGGAGTTCCGTGGTTTAAAATCTCATATTAGATCTGTCAGGTCTCCAGTTGCCGGTGAAGTTAACTATATCAATTCTGCTACTTCGAATACCGATAAAGGACTGCTGGCAGAAATTGGTTACAAGCAAGAATTAGAACGTAAATTTTCTACTATACAAGTGTTTGGTGTTGCATTTTCCATCATGGGATTACTACCGTCTATCGGTACTCTTCTTTCCGATGGTCTGGCAGGTGGTCCAGTTTCTACCATTTGGGGGTGGCTTATTGCAGGGTTTTTCATCTTAGTACTTGGTTTAGCCATGGCTGAAAATGCAAGTGCAATTCCAACAGCAGGTGGTCTTTACTACTGGACTTATTATTATGCTCCCAAAGGTTACAAAGCAGTAATGTCATTTATTATCGGATGTTCTAATTCCTTGGCGCTAACGGCTGCATGTTGTTCAATTACATATGGGTTTGCTGAAGAAGTGCTAGCAGCTGTTGTACTAACTAAAGATGGTAATTTCGATGTTACTAACGGTAAATTATACGGTATTTTTGCAGGTGCCGCAATTATGATGGGTGTTTGTACATCTGTAGCATCTGGATTCGTTGCCAAATTGCAAACACTAAGTATTATCTgcaatttgttcatcatcgtaCTATTCTTTATCGCTGTACCAATTGGTGCTAAGGTGAACAGAGGTAAATTCAACCATGgccatttcatctttgcaaattatcaaaattctAGTGATTGGAATAACGGTTGGCAATTTTGTCTAGCAGGATTTATGCCCGCAATTTGGACTATTGGTGGGTTTGATTCATGTGTACATCAGTCTGAAGAAGCTAAGGATGCAAAAAAATCGGTAGCATTGGGTATCGTTGGATCTATTAGTGTATGTTGGATCCTTGGTTGGTTTATTCTAATTGTTTTGCTTGCATGTATGGATCCTGATGTGTCAAAGACTATGAATACCAAGTACGTGTTGTCCATTGCACAGATCATTTATGATTGTCTAGGTAAGAACTGGGCGATTGCATTCATGTCCTTAATTGCATTCTGTCAATTTCTAATGGGTGCATCTACAATTACTGCAGTTTCGAGACAAATTTGGGCCTTCTCTAGAGATAATGGATTAcccttttccaaatacaTTAAGAAGGTCAACAAAACTTATTCCATTCCATTTGTTGCAATTATTGCAGCTTGTTGTGGTACTTTGGTGTTAGGTCTGCTATGTCTACAAGACGAAGCGGCTAACGCATTGTTCAGCTTGTCGGTTGCTGGTAACAACTTATCATGGGGGACACCAACTTTCTTAAGATTGACCTTTGGTAAGGATTTATTTAGACCAGGTCCTTTCTATTTAGGTAAATTTCTATCTACCGTTAATGGTTGGATATCCGTTTTTTGGGGATTGttcgtcatcatcttgGTCATGTTCCCTACAAGTCAACACAATGTGACTCCTCAAAGTATGAATTACGCCTGTGTTATTGGACCTGGTGTTTGGATCCTATCGTTTATTTATTATATCACttacaagaagaagtaCTACCACGGACCGGCTTCTAATCTAACAGAGGAAGAGTACGTCAATGCTGTTGGCGAAGACGTACTTGACAATATCGATAACGTTTTATCACAACCCGAAAAGGTTGTGTAA